A DNA window from Impatiens glandulifera chromosome 7, dImpGla2.1, whole genome shotgun sequence contains the following coding sequences:
- the LOC124909607 gene encoding putative disease resistance protein At5g05400, whose translation MGETVALCVGGKIGELLIKPIQRELGYFFSFNSNIQELETRLDELKATRNDIQRMEDAEKKMGKTLGDRAQLWIEKADGKIVEAESVLNEKAQLQKGCFSIKWCPNLILRFSLGRKGKKSSLVLIELLQSGGQLPHKGHALPMPSINMRDYNGDAYEFESRSHIMEKIIEMLRDEETMLIGICGMGGTGKTTFAKQILQKVKDFHKHLYDIQVISIVSSSPNFNAIQQEVAEMLGTSLKDVDSVIVRAERLRNTFNNKKVVVLLDDVWEEFDLNAFGFPITKSDAVGCCCKIIYTSRIQSLWSAERIITKQEFSLDVLSSEEAWNFFTIKVDLQVVDIDFHWKIKIAKEIVKECGRLPLALGVVGGALIGKDKHEWKNMLLQLRNHGLDQHTDKINKHFKGINNLQRIRVHVYTLVDNLIRRNLLIKFEERYPGELHAVKMHDLIRDVGISIAEQEKKGIHFLKCDGVNQLENEVTPHTKMISILFQNNNLEVLDSMGFRGSKLEILRLDNSYYYYPNIKVSRNYLFQGANNLKVLDINGFHSVISEFPYSSSLAKLKMLSLDGLSLDMATNVSSIRYIKCLEVLSLRSSSIKVLPNEISELTNLKLLDLTRCKCFIINGVLSKLTNLQELYMWKSFKDWKLQNEDVNDGDNHAAGLDELNCLHKLWRLELKVPNIEQVPRGVRLFSSSTLLEQFKIRIGGAREYSEYESEERRLWLENVRNNTSFIHELGVLIEKDITHLYLCVDSFMWEKTHINKFLSLKDIVLKQCGSLFPQSPSSVQTSELGRCLRRIELYKCNQMRHLCSTSISKNLTNLKVLVLEECEMMEEVVSFQDDKEQLNKIEFNVLETLKLCDLSRLECFCKVINVIHFHKLKTLELKDLKKFIFPTKLEIPYLEELSMTSILNIETLCLPPSLQKLNIDRCDNFQYIDFSNSMVSNSMVMKVISNLRNLTIRKCKMLNGVVE comes from the exons ATGGGAGAAACTGTTGCTTTGTGTGTAGGAGGAAAGATCGGAGAGTTGCTGATTAAGCCAATTCAACGAGAACTTGGTTATTTCTTCAGCTTCAACAGTAACATTCAAGAACTCGAAACTCGACTAGACGAACTAAAAGCAACCAGAAACGATATACAAAGAATGGAAGATGCAGAAAAGAAGATGGGAAAAACTCTGGGTGATCGAGCCCAGTTGTGGATTGAGAAGGCAGATGGAAAAATTGTAGAAGCAGAGAGTGTTCTCAATGAAAAGGCCCAGCTTCAAAAAGGGTGTTTCTCCATCAAATGGTGCCCTAATCTAATTTTGCGTTTTTCTTTGGGAAGGAAGGGGAAGAAATCATCTTTGGTTCTCATCGAGCTTCTTCAATCCGGTGGTCAGTTGCCGCATAAAGGTCATGCCTTACCTATGCCGTCCATAAATATGCGTGACTACAATGGGGATGCATATGAGTTCGAGAGTCGAAGTCATATTATGGAAAAAATCATTGAGATGTTACGGGATGAAGAGACAATGTTAATAGGGATATGCGGGATGGGAGGCACTGGAAAAACCACATTCGCTAAGCAAATCCTCCAAAAGGTAAAAGACTTCCATAAACATTTATATGACATTCAAGTTATTTCGATTGTCTCTAGTAGTCCCAATTTCAATGCTATCCAACAAGAAGTCGCAGAGATGTTAGGAACTTCGCTTAAGGACGTAGATAGTGTGATCGTAAGAGCAGAACGTTTACGAAACACTTTTAATAACAAGAAAGTTGTTGTCTTGTTGGATGATGTTTGGGAAGAGTTTGATTTAAACGCTTTTGGTtttccaataacaaaatcagATGCTGTTGGGTGTTGctgtaaaattatttacacatcTAGAATTCAAAGTTTATGGTCAGCTGAACGGATCATCACCAAACAAGAATTCTCTCTTGACGTATTGTCAAGTGAAGAAGCTTGGAATTTTTTTACCATAAAAGTTGATTTACAGGTTGTTGATATTGATTTTCATTGGAAGATTAAAATAGCTAAAGAAATTGTAAAAGAATGTGGACGATTGCCCCTCGCGCTTGGGGTTGTAGGTGGAGCTCTTATAGGAAAAGACAAGCACGAGTGGAAGAATATGCTACTTCAATTGAGGAATCATGGTCTAGATCAACATACAGACAAGATAAATAAG CATTTCAAAGGTATAAATAACCTTCAACGGATAAGAGTTCATGTCTACACATTAGTGGACAACCTAATAAGGAGAAATTTGCTAATAAAGTTTGAAGAACGATACCCAGGAGAACTTCATGCGGTGAAAATGCACGATTTGATAAGAGATGTTGGAATTTCAATTGCAGAACAAGAAAAGAAGGGTATTCATTTTCTAAAGTGCGATGGTGTGAACCAACTAGAGAATGAAGTTACTCCACACACTAAGATGATATCTATATTGTTTCAGAATAATAATCTAGAAGTACTTGATTCTATGGGATTTCGAGGCTCAAAATTGGAAATACTACGGTTggataattcatattattactATCCAAATATTAAAGTatcaagaaattatttatttcaaggAGCAAATAATCTCAAAGTTCTTGATATAAACGGATTTCACAGCGTGATTAGTGAGTTtccatattcttcttctttagccAAGTTGAAGATGTTATCCTTAGATGGATTGAGTTTGGATATGGCAACCAATGTATCTTCCATTAGATATATTAAGTGTTTGGAAGTCCTTAGCCTTCGAAGTTCAAGTATAAAAGTTTTGCCAAATGAAATAAGTGAGTTAACAAACTTAAAATTGTTGGATTTGACTAGGTGCAAATGTTTCATAATCAATGGTGTTCTTTCTAAGCTTACTAATCTACAAGAATTGTACATGTGGAAGAGTTTTAAAGATTGGAAACTACAAAATGAAGACGTTAATGATGGAGACAATCATGCAGCAGGACTTGATGAGTTAAATTGTTTACATAAATTATGGAGATTGGAATTGAAGGTACCCAACATTGAACAAGTGCCGAGAGGTGTTAGGctattttcttcttcaacattgTTAGAACAATTCAAGATAAGAATAGGAGGAGCAAGAGAATATAGTGAATATGAAAGTGAGGAAAGACGACTATGGTTGGAGAATGTTAGAAACAATACTAGTTTCATACATGAACTTGGGGTCTTAATAGAAAAGGACATTactcatttatatttatgtgtTGATTCTTTCATGTGGGAGAAGACGCATATAAACAAATTCCTATCCTTGAAGGATATTGTGCTTAAACAATGTGGATCCCTTTTTCCACAGTCACCGTCATCGGTGCAGACTTCAGAACTTGGTCGTTGTTTGCGGCGTATCGAACTATATAAATGCAATCAAATGAGACACTTATGTTCTACGTCAATATCAAAGAATCTCACAAATCTCAAAGTTCTCGTTCTCGAAGAATGTGAAATGATGGAAGAAGTTGTTAGTTTTCAGGATGACAAAGAACAACTCAATAAAATTGAGTTCAATGTTTTGGAAACACTTAAGCTTTGTGATTTGTCTAGGCTGGAATGCTTTTGCAAAGTAATCAATGTGATTCATTTTCATAAACTAAAAACATTGGAGCTAAAAGATTTGAAGAAATTTATCTTTCCAACCAAG ttGGAAATACCTTACTTGGAGGAGCTGAGTATGACATCTATTCTAAATATTGAAACTTTGTGCTTGCCACCATCACTGCAAAAGTTGAATATTGATAGGTGTGACAACTTTCAATATATTGACTTCTCTAATAGCATGGTGTCTAATAGCATGGTGATGAAGGTTATTTCTAATCTTAGAAATTTAACCATTCGAAAATGTAAAATGTTGAACGGAGTAGTAGAGTAA